In Gossypium arboreum isolate Shixiya-1 chromosome 5, ASM2569848v2, whole genome shotgun sequence, a single genomic region encodes these proteins:
- the LOC108472996 gene encoding cytochrome P450 CYP82D47-like gives MTDLLDLSTFGYAVVLGVTLLFLYSKLKNLSSGSGGKAAPVAAGAWPIIGHLPLLGGPKAPHEMLGDLGEKYGPAYMIRIGVHPALVVNSSDVAKEIFTTNDLHVSSRSEFAAAKHLGYNYAMFGFSPYGQYWREMRKITMVEVLSNHRIDQLKKVFVSEIEGSMKLLYNTWAEKKDGFGKVLVEMKKHFLDLTLNVVLRTVAGRRYSVVAEEDQKEVLRYHKALQDFFHLTGLFMLGDAVPFLQWLDIGGYEKRMKITAKELDEISGGWLDDHRKGGRWNENKKEKDFMDVMNSVLKGASLAGYDADTINKATSLNMILAGGDTTTVALVWCLSLMLNNPRILKKAQEELDTHISKDRFVNETDIGKLVYIQAIIKETFRMYPSAPLSAPRELNESCSIGGYNIPKGTRLIINLHKIQRDPKKWPEPLKFKPERFLTTHKDVDVKGQHFELMPFGSGRRSCPGTSFALHMLYLTVSNFLHAFDFSVPSNGLIDLTGTVGLTNMKSTPLEVLVSPRLAPELYN, from the exons ATGACAGATCTTCTTGATCTTTCCACTTTTGGTTATGCAGTAGTGTTAGGCGTCACGCTACTGTTTTTGTACTCAAAACTCAAAAACCTTAGCTCAGGAAGCGGCGGCAAAGCTGCACCCGTAGCAGCCGGTGCATGGCCAATAATTGGTCACCTCCCGCTATTAGGGGGACCCAAGGCCCCTCATGAAATGTTGGGAGacttgggtgagaaatatggacCAGCCTACATGATCCGGATCGGTGTTCATCCAGCCCTGGTGGTGAATTCGAGTGATGTTGCTAAGGAAATCTTCACCACCAATGATTTGCATGTTTCCTCCCGTTCCGAATTTGCCGCCGCTAAACACTTAGGTTACAACTATGCCATGTTCGGCTTCTCTCCTTACGGACAATATTGGCGTGAAATGCGCAAAATAACAATGGTGGAGGTGCTATCGAATCACAGGATCGATCAACTTAAGAAAGTTTTTGTATCGGAAATAGAAGGCTCAATGAAACTATTATATAATACTTGGGCTGAGAAAAAGGATGGCTTTGGTAAGGTGTTGGTTGAGATGAAGAAACACTTTTTGGACTTGACTTTGAATGTTGTTCTTAGGACGGTTGCTGGGAGGAGGTATAGTGTTGTTGCAGAGGAAGACCAAAAAGAGGTTTTGAGATATCATAAGGCTTTACAGGATTTCTTTCACTTGACAGGGTTGTTTATGTTGGGAGATGCGGTCCCTTTCCTCCAATGGTTGGATATTGGTGGTTATGAGAAGCGGATGAAGATAACTGCTAAAGAGTTGGATGAAATTTCAGGGGGATGGCTAGATGACCATAGGAAGGGCGGACGTTggaatgaaaataaaaaggagaaaGATTTCATGGATGTAATGAACTCTGTTCTTAAAGGTGCAAGCCTTGCAGGCTATGATGCCGACACCATCAACAAAGCCACTTCATTG AATATGATTTTAGCAGGCGGTGACACCACTACAGTTGCCTTAGTATGGTGCTTGTCCCTAATGCTAAACAATCCTCGTATACTCAAAAAGGCTCAAGAAGAACTAGACACCCATATAAGCAAGGATAGGTTTGTGAATGAAACAGACATCGGCAAATTGGTTTACATCCAAGCCATAATTAAAGAGACTTTTAGAATGTATCCATCTGCACCCCTTTCAGCACCCCGTGAGCTCAATGAAAGTTGCTCCATTGGAGGCTATAACATCCCCAAAGGCACTCGGTTGATTATAAACCTTCACAAGATTCAAAGGGATCCTAAAAAATGGCCAGAACCATTGAAGTTTAAGCCAGAAAGGTTTCTCACTACCCACAAAGATGTGGATGTTAAGGGTCAGCATTTTGAATTGATGCCCTTTGGTAGTGGTAGGAGAAGCTGTCCTGGAACATCGTTTGCACTCCATATGTTGTACTTGACCGTATCTAATTTCTTGCATGCCTTCGATTTCTCAGTACCATCCAATGGTTTGATTGACTTGACCGGCACTGTTGGATTGACCAACATGAAATCTACCCCGCTTGAAGTACTAGTCTCACCTCGCCTTGCTCCTGAGCTTTACAACTAA